In the Lysinibacillus sp. PLM2 genome, one interval contains:
- the accC_2 gene encoding acetyl-CoA carboxylase biotin carboxylase subunit: MLKKVLIANRGEIAVRIIRACKELGIQTVAVYSEADKEALHVKLADEAYCIGPKLSKDSYLSFPAVLGVAQKTGVDGIHPGYGFLAENADFAEACENAGIKFIGPSSDSIKIMGIKDVARSSMEEAGVPLVPGTGIVPDIETGKKWASEIGYPVIIKATAGGGGKGIRVARTEEDLVKGIEITQKEAAAAFGNPGVYLEKFIEYFRHCEIQVLADSHGNVVHLGERDCTVQRRMQKLVEEAPSPALSAERRAEMGEAAVKAALACDYEGAGTIEFIYDYQADKFYFMEMNTRIQVEHPVTEMITGVDLVQQQLKIASGEPLPFKQEDIKINGWAIECRINAENAFKNFMPSAGTVDSYITPGGYGVRIDSAVYAGYTIPPYYDSMVAKLIVHADTREEAIARMNRALGEFVVEGPGIHTTIPFHSALMNNDVFKSGKFNTKFLEENDILNTKKETVTK, encoded by the coding sequence ATGTTAAAAAAAGTATTAATCGCAAACCGTGGTGAAATTGCAGTACGTATTATACGTGCATGTAAAGAACTAGGTATTCAAACAGTTGCTGTATATTCAGAAGCTGATAAAGAAGCTTTACACGTGAAATTAGCAGATGAAGCTTATTGTATAGGTCCAAAATTATCAAAAGACTCTTATTTAAGCTTCCCAGCAGTGCTTGGTGTAGCTCAAAAAACGGGCGTAGATGGAATTCACCCTGGATATGGCTTCCTTGCAGAAAATGCTGATTTTGCAGAAGCATGTGAAAATGCAGGCATTAAATTCATTGGGCCATCTTCTGACTCTATTAAAATTATGGGTATAAAAGACGTCGCTCGTTCGTCAATGGAAGAAGCAGGGGTACCACTCGTTCCTGGTACAGGCATTGTTCCAGATATTGAAACAGGTAAGAAATGGGCAAGTGAAATTGGCTATCCTGTCATCATTAAAGCGACGGCTGGTGGTGGCGGTAAAGGAATTCGCGTTGCACGTACAGAAGAAGACCTTGTTAAAGGAATCGAAATTACTCAAAAAGAAGCTGCTGCAGCATTCGGTAACCCAGGTGTCTATTTAGAAAAGTTCATCGAATATTTCCGTCACTGTGAAATTCAAGTTTTAGCAGATTCTCACGGAAATGTTGTTCACTTAGGAGAACGAGATTGTACAGTGCAACGACGTATGCAAAAATTAGTTGAAGAAGCACCATCACCAGCTCTATCGGCTGAACGCCGTGCTGAAATGGGTGAAGCGGCAGTTAAAGCAGCTCTTGCATGTGATTATGAAGGTGCGGGCACAATTGAATTTATCTACGATTATCAAGCAGATAAGTTTTATTTCATGGAGATGAATACACGAATCCAAGTGGAGCATCCAGTTACAGAGATGATTACAGGTGTTGATTTAGTTCAACAACAACTGAAAATTGCATCTGGAGAGCCACTTCCGTTCAAACAAGAGGATATTAAAATTAATGGATGGGCAATTGAATGCCGTATAAATGCTGAAAATGCCTTTAAAAACTTTATGCCATCTGCAGGAACTGTAGATTCTTATATTACACCTGGTGGCTACGGGGTGCGCATTGATTCTGCTGTTTATGCTGGATATACAATCCCACCATATTACGATTCTATGGTTGCAAAGCTTATCGTACATGCAGATACGCGTGAAGAGGCAATTGCTCGTATGAATCGTGCACTTGGTGAATTTGTTGTAGAAGGTCCTGGAATCCATACAACAATCCCATTCCATTCAGCATTAATGAACAATGATGTATTTAAGTCAGGAAAATTTAATACAAAATTCCTTGAAGAAAACGACATCTTAAATACAAAAAAAGAAACTGTAACAAAATAA
- a CDS encoding membrane protein, with product MSNKTPVYGGQALLEGVMFGGKDHSVTAVRRKDESIEYFYAKKEKKPLLQKLKKVPFLRGNVALIESAGLGARHMQFSGDRYDVMPGEEEEQGQEMSKLQMILGVAVVGVLSFLFGKFVFTLVPVFLAELFSTWVPDKTGQILLETLFKLILLFGYLYFISMMPIIKRVFQYHGSEHKVINCYEAGLELTVENVQKQSRLHYRCGSSFILFTVVVGMFVYFLFPTDPLWLRVLIRILLIPVVIGISFEVLQGTNALRNIPVLKYLGYPGLWLQLLTTKEPKDDMVEVAICSFKKLHEVEKNPEIAKELAHD from the coding sequence TTGAGTAATAAAACACCTGTATACGGAGGACAAGCACTTTTAGAGGGTGTTATGTTCGGCGGAAAAGATCATTCTGTTACAGCGGTTCGTCGTAAAGATGAATCAATTGAATATTTTTATGCGAAAAAGGAAAAAAAGCCCTTACTTCAAAAACTTAAGAAGGTTCCTTTTTTAAGAGGGAATGTCGCTTTAATTGAATCAGCCGGATTAGGGGCACGACATATGCAATTTTCTGGTGATCGTTACGATGTAATGCCAGGCGAAGAGGAAGAACAAGGCCAAGAAATGTCTAAGCTTCAAATGATATTAGGCGTTGCAGTGGTTGGGGTATTATCCTTTTTATTTGGTAAATTTGTGTTTACATTAGTTCCAGTATTTCTTGCTGAATTGTTTTCAACTTGGGTACCAGATAAGACTGGGCAAATCTTACTAGAGACATTGTTTAAGCTTATATTACTATTTGGATATTTATATTTCATCTCCATGATGCCGATTATTAAGCGCGTTTTCCAATACCATGGCTCAGAACATAAAGTCATTAATTGTTATGAAGCCGGTTTAGAATTAACTGTTGAAAATGTACAAAAGCAGTCTCGCCTACATTATCGATGTGGGTCTAGTTTTATTTTATTTACGGTTGTTGTCGGGATGTTCGTTTATTTCTTATTCCCAACAGATCCACTATGGTTACGTGTATTAATACGTATTTTGTTAATACCAGTAGTAATCGGTATATCTTTTGAAGTTTTACAAGGTACAAACGCATTAAGAAACATACCGGTTTTAAAATATTTAGGTTATCCTGGACTATGGCTACAATTATTAACAACAAAAGAGCCTAAGGATGATATGGTCGAGGTAGCTATTTGTTCATTCAAAAAACTACACGAAGTAGAAAAAAACCCTGAAATAGCAAAAGAATTAGCACACGACTAA
- the lipM gene encoding octanoyltransferase LipM: protein MKTKWYFINSGPCSPSYNMALDEALLDLHSRGEIPPVIRFYEWNPATLSVGYFQRAEKEVDFDTLKAQKIGFVRRPTGGRAVLHEHELTYSVIVTEEYPNMPATVTEAYRVLSEGLLLGFQNLGLNAYFSVPDSEEKLLDLKKPKSAVCFDAPSWYELVVEGKKVAGSAQTRQKGVILQHGAILLDLDEDKLLSVFKFPSDEAKEKMRTKLPEKAVAINKIADRPISIEECVVAFKKGFEDALNIELVPYELTDSQNELVKELEKTKYLTDEWNFRK from the coding sequence ATGAAAACAAAGTGGTACTTTATCAATTCTGGACCTTGTAGTCCATCTTATAATATGGCATTAGATGAAGCATTGTTAGATTTACATAGTAGAGGAGAAATACCTCCAGTCATTCGGTTTTATGAATGGAATCCTGCTACGCTATCTGTCGGATATTTTCAAAGAGCAGAAAAGGAAGTAGATTTCGACACATTAAAGGCTCAAAAAATTGGTTTTGTACGACGCCCAACAGGAGGGCGTGCAGTTTTACATGAACACGAATTAACTTATAGTGTTATTGTAACCGAGGAATATCCTAACATGCCAGCTACAGTAACGGAAGCCTATCGTGTTTTAAGCGAAGGTTTATTATTAGGGTTTCAAAATTTAGGATTAAATGCTTATTTTAGTGTGCCTGATAGTGAGGAAAAACTATTAGATTTAAAGAAACCAAAAAGTGCGGTATGCTTTGATGCTCCGAGTTGGTATGAATTGGTTGTCGAAGGGAAAAAAGTTGCAGGAAGTGCTCAAACTCGACAAAAAGGTGTCATTTTACAGCATGGTGCGATATTACTTGACCTTGATGAAGATAAGTTACTATCTGTTTTTAAATTTCCGTCCGATGAAGCGAAAGAAAAAATGCGTACGAAGCTCCCAGAAAAAGCAGTTGCGATTAACAAAATCGCAGATCGTCCTATTTCGATAGAAGAGTGCGTGGTAGCATTTAAAAAAGGATTCGAGGATGCATTGAATATTGAACTTGTTCCTTATGAATTAACAGATTCTCAAAATGAGCTTGTTAAGGAATTAGAAAAAACAAAATATTTAACGGATGAATGGAATTTTAGAAAATAA
- the aroQ-2 gene encoding 3-dehydroquinate dehydratase: MKLLVLNGPNLNRLGKREPEIYGKETLEDIKQRLLQLSNKFHATLDFRQSNHEGELIDWIHEAEDTGIDGIVFNPGAYTHTSVALRDAIASVKVPVIEVHISNIHKREPFRHTSLLAAECVGQICGLGTFGYDLALRKFLEQ; this comes from the coding sequence GTGAAGCTTTTAGTACTAAATGGGCCTAATCTAAATCGATTAGGAAAAAGAGAACCAGAAATTTACGGCAAAGAAACGTTAGAAGATATCAAACAAAGATTACTACAGCTTTCCAATAAATTTCATGCAACATTAGATTTTAGACAGTCTAATCATGAAGGAGAGTTGATTGACTGGATTCATGAGGCGGAAGACACTGGGATTGACGGTATCGTTTTTAATCCTGGTGCTTATACGCACACGAGCGTCGCGCTTCGGGATGCTATTGCGAGTGTAAAAGTTCCAGTGATTGAAGTACACATATCAAACATACATAAAAGAGAACCATTCCGACATACTTCCTTGTTAGCAGCAGAATGTGTCGGTCAAATTTGTGGTTTGGGAACTTTTGGATATGATCTTGCTCTAAGAAAATTTTTAGAGCAATAA
- the efp gene encoding elongation factor P: MISVNDFRTGLTIMIDGQLYRVMDFQHVKPGKGAAFVRSKLRNLRNGNVTEKTFRAGEKVEKAQIDNRKMQYLYAQGDSHVFMDMESYEQTELAAVQIEEELKYLLENMEVYIQSYQGEMLGVELPNTVVLEVKETEPGIKGDTASGGSKPAVMETGLVVQVPFFVNEGDKLIINTTDGSYVSRA, translated from the coding sequence ATGATTTCAGTAAACGATTTTCGTACTGGTCTAACAATTATGATTGATGGCCAATTATACCGTGTAATGGATTTCCAACACGTTAAACCAGGGAAAGGTGCAGCATTTGTACGTTCAAAATTACGAAACCTTCGTAATGGTAACGTGACAGAAAAAACTTTCCGTGCAGGTGAAAAAGTAGAAAAAGCACAAATTGATAACCGTAAAATGCAATATTTATACGCTCAAGGTGATTCACATGTATTTATGGATATGGAATCATACGAGCAAACGGAGCTTGCAGCTGTACAAATTGAAGAGGAATTAAAATACCTTCTTGAAAATATGGAAGTTTATATTCAATCATATCAAGGTGAAATGCTAGGTGTTGAGTTACCAAATACGGTTGTTTTAGAAGTAAAAGAAACAGAACCAGGTATTAAAGGTGATACTGCTTCTGGCGGATCAAAACCAGCTGTAATGGAAACGGGTCTTGTTGTCCAAGTACCGTTCTTCGTTAACGAAGGAGATAAATTAATTATTAATACAACAGATGGTTCATACGTATCTCGTGCGTAA
- the gcvPB gene encoding putative glycine dehydrogenase (decarboxylating) subunit 2, which produces MRNENQPLIFELTHEDRIGYSLPELDVPEMELADLLPEGYVRGEAAELPEVSELDIMRHYTALSRRNHGVDSGFYPLGSCTMKYNPKLNENVARISGFANIHPLQAEETVQGALELLYELQSSLKEITGMDEVTLQPAAGAHGEWTALMMIRAFHEANGEGHRNKVIVPDSAHGTNPASASVAGFETITVKSDENGLVDLEDLRRVVGDDTAALMLTNPNTLGLFEENILEISEIIHSVGGKVYYDGANLNAVMSKARPGDMGFDCVHLNLHKTFTGPHGGGGPGSGPVGVKADLIPFLPKPVLVKLEDGTFHFDYNRPQSIGRVKPYYGNFGINVRAYTYIRSMGPEGLKQVTEYAVLNANYMMRRLEPYFDLPFNRHCKHEFVLSGRRQKKLGVRTLDIAKRLLDFGYHPPTIYFPLNVEEGMMIEPTETESKETLDAFCDIMIQISKEAEENPSIVQEAPHTTVVNRLDETRAARTPILRYKKN; this is translated from the coding sequence ATGCGTAATGAAAATCAACCACTTATTTTTGAGTTAACTCATGAAGACCGTATTGGTTATAGCTTACCAGAACTTGATGTACCAGAGATGGAGTTGGCCGATTTATTGCCAGAAGGTTATGTTAGAGGAGAAGCAGCTGAATTACCTGAAGTGTCAGAATTAGATATTATGCGCCATTATACGGCTCTTTCTCGTCGAAATCATGGGGTTGACTCAGGTTTCTATCCATTAGGCTCCTGTACAATGAAATATAATCCGAAATTAAATGAAAATGTTGCTCGTATTTCTGGATTTGCAAATATTCATCCACTTCAGGCGGAAGAAACTGTTCAAGGTGCTCTTGAATTACTATATGAGTTACAAAGTTCTCTAAAAGAAATTACAGGAATGGATGAAGTTACGTTACAACCCGCTGCTGGTGCCCATGGTGAATGGACGGCATTAATGATGATTCGTGCTTTCCATGAAGCGAATGGTGAAGGGCATCGGAATAAAGTAATTGTTCCGGATTCTGCGCATGGAACAAACCCCGCAAGTGCATCTGTTGCTGGATTTGAAACAATAACTGTAAAGTCTGATGAAAATGGTTTAGTAGATTTAGAGGATCTCCGTCGTGTCGTTGGCGATGATACAGCAGCATTAATGTTAACGAATCCAAATACTTTAGGTCTATTTGAAGAAAACATTCTTGAAATATCTGAAATCATCCACTCAGTAGGTGGTAAAGTGTACTATGATGGTGCAAATTTAAACGCGGTAATGAGTAAGGCGCGGCCTGGGGATATGGGCTTTGATTGTGTCCATTTAAATTTACACAAAACCTTTACTGGTCCTCATGGAGGGGGAGGTCCGGGATCTGGTCCTGTTGGAGTGAAGGCAGATTTAATACCATTTTTACCTAAACCCGTATTAGTGAAATTAGAGGATGGTACATTCCATTTCGATTACAATCGTCCACAATCTATCGGTCGGGTAAAGCCGTACTACGGTAATTTTGGTATTAATGTTCGCGCCTATACGTATATTCGCTCAATGGGACCTGAGGGACTAAAACAGGTAACAGAGTATGCAGTGTTGAATGCGAATTATATGATGCGTCGTTTAGAGCCGTATTTTGACCTGCCGTTTAATCGTCATTGTAAGCATGAGTTTGTCTTATCTGGTCGTCGTCAAAAGAAACTAGGTGTTCGAACATTAGACATAGCAAAACGTTTGCTTGACTTTGGTTATCATCCACCGACAATTTATTTCCCTTTAAATGTAGAAGAGGGGATGATGATTGAGCCTACTGAAACAGAATCAAAAGAAACGTTGGATGCATTTTGTGACATCATGATACAGATCTCTAAGGAAGCGGAGGAAAACCCTTCAATCGTTCAAGAGGCACCTCATACAACGGTTGTTAATCGGTTAGATGAAACGCGTGCAGCGAGAACACCGATACTACGATATAAGAAAAATTAA
- the accB_2 gene encoding acetyl-CoA carboxylase, biotin carboxyl carrier protein: MFKVQELREIIKLVDASSIEEFIYENDGAKIKLKKSNGVVTEVVTPKKEVAAPVAQEAVAQTTSVQAPVAQPVQVAAPSTEEAPKTTSTTDESLHKITSPMVGTFYQAPSPDAPPYVKVGDKVSDETIVCIVEAMKLFNEIEAEVKGEIVEILVKDGQLVEYGQPLFLVKPE, from the coding sequence TTGTTTAAAGTTCAAGAATTACGTGAAATTATTAAATTAGTAGATGCATCATCGATTGAAGAATTTATTTATGAAAATGATGGTGCAAAAATTAAATTAAAAAAATCAAATGGTGTTGTTACAGAAGTCGTAACTCCTAAAAAAGAAGTAGCAGCTCCAGTTGCTCAAGAAGCGGTTGCACAAACTACATCTGTACAAGCTCCAGTAGCACAACCCGTACAAGTAGCGGCGCCTTCAACTGAAGAAGCTCCAAAAACAACATCTACTACTGATGAATCATTACATAAGATTACATCGCCAATGGTAGGTACATTCTATCAAGCTCCATCACCAGATGCTCCACCATATGTAAAGGTAGGAGATAAAGTTTCTGATGAAACAATCGTATGTATCGTAGAAGCGATGAAATTATTTAATGAAATTGAAGCTGAAGTTAAAGGTGAAATCGTTGAAATACTTGTAAAAGATGGTCAATTAGTTGAGTACGGCCAACCACTATTCCTAGTGAAACCTGAGTAA
- a CDS encoding rhodanese-like domain-containing protein — MNVLYTIAIILGLIIVYVLVNTFRLKKSVTNLTQEQFIQGYRKAQLIDVRETKEFDSGHILGARNIPSTQLRQRYKEIRPDLPVYLYCQNSGRSARAALFLKKKGYNQLYQLQGGFKTWTGKVKTKA; from the coding sequence GTGAACGTTCTTTATACTATCGCGATTATACTAGGTCTTATTATCGTATATGTACTAGTTAATACTTTCCGCTTAAAAAAATCTGTAACAAACTTAACCCAAGAACAATTTATCCAAGGCTATCGAAAAGCCCAATTAATTGACGTACGTGAGACGAAGGAGTTTGATTCTGGGCACATACTTGGTGCTAGAAATATTCCATCTACACAGCTTCGTCAACGTTACAAAGAGATTCGCCCTGATTTACCGGTATACTTGTACTGTCAAAATTCAGGTCGAAGCGCACGTGCTGCCCTTTTCTTAAAGAAAAAAGGATATAATCAACTATACCAACTTCAAGGCGGCTTCAAAACTTGGACAGGTAAAGTAAAGACAAAGGCGTAA
- the gcvPA gene encoding putative glycine dehydrogenase (decarboxylating) subunit 1, with protein MNHRYLPMTEQDKKEMLATIGVESISELFSDIPESVRFKGLYNIKAAKSESALLKELKQLASKNKDTEAHVSFLGAGVYNHYKPVIVDHVISRSEFYTAYTPYQPEISQGELQAIFEFQTMIAELTGMDLANSSMYDGGTSLAEAGMLAAGQTKRKKILVSEAIHPEYREVVATYAYGQSIEIVVVPAVNGVTDITELNRLVDDNTAAVMVQYPNFFGQIEDIKVLGEVAHEAKALFIVSANPMALGVLTPPGKLGADIVVGDAQVFGIPESFGGPYCGYFATTTKLMRKVPGRLVGETVDGDGRRGFVLTLQAREQHIRREKATSNICSNQALLALAASVAMTALGKKGVQEMAKQNIVKTRYAKNAFESNGFTVPFQGPHFNEIVVKTNKPVLEINKKLLEKGIIGGYDLGLEYPELENHTLIAVTELRTKEEIDQLVAEMGAYNA; from the coding sequence ATGAATCATCGTTATCTCCCAATGACGGAACAAGATAAAAAAGAAATGCTTGCAACAATTGGTGTTGAAAGCATAAGTGAGTTATTTTCGGATATTCCTGAAAGTGTACGATTTAAAGGACTCTATAATATTAAAGCTGCTAAATCAGAAAGTGCATTATTAAAAGAGTTAAAACAGCTTGCCTCTAAAAATAAAGATACAGAAGCACATGTATCCTTTTTAGGTGCAGGTGTTTACAATCACTATAAGCCTGTCATCGTCGATCATGTTATTTCGCGTTCAGAGTTTTATACAGCATATACACCTTATCAGCCTGAAATTTCCCAGGGCGAGCTGCAAGCAATTTTTGAATTCCAAACAATGATAGCAGAGCTAACTGGAATGGATTTAGCAAACTCCTCAATGTATGATGGTGGAACGAGTTTAGCAGAAGCAGGAATGCTTGCGGCAGGTCAAACAAAGCGTAAAAAGATATTAGTATCTGAAGCTATTCATCCCGAGTATCGCGAAGTTGTAGCGACATATGCTTACGGTCAATCTATTGAAATCGTTGTAGTTCCAGCTGTTAACGGAGTAACAGATATAACAGAGTTAAATAGATTAGTTGATGATAATACGGCTGCTGTAATGGTGCAATATCCTAACTTCTTTGGTCAAATAGAAGATATAAAGGTTCTTGGAGAAGTTGCTCACGAAGCAAAAGCATTATTTATTGTTTCTGCAAATCCAATGGCTTTAGGAGTTCTTACACCTCCTGGAAAGCTTGGTGCAGACATAGTGGTAGGAGATGCACAAGTTTTCGGTATCCCTGAAAGTTTTGGTGGTCCTTATTGTGGATATTTTGCAACAACAACAAAATTAATGCGTAAAGTTCCAGGTAGATTAGTAGGTGAGACCGTTGACGGTGATGGTCGGAGAGGTTTTGTGTTAACATTACAAGCCCGTGAACAGCATATCCGTCGTGAAAAAGCTACATCAAACATTTGCTCAAACCAAGCATTGCTTGCTCTTGCAGCATCTGTAGCAATGACTGCCCTTGGAAAAAAAGGCGTTCAAGAAATGGCAAAACAAAATATTGTGAAGACCCGTTATGCCAAAAATGCATTTGAATCGAATGGTTTCACAGTTCCATTTCAAGGTCCACATTTTAATGAAATCGTTGTAAAAACTAATAAACCCGTACTTGAGATTAATAAGAAGTTACTAGAAAAAGGGATTATCGGTGGGTATGATTTAGGACTCGAGTATCCGGAGCTTGAAAATCATACATTAATCGCAGTGACTGAATTACGTACAAAAGAAGAGATTGATCAATTAGTAGCAGAAATGGGGGCTTATAATGCGTAA
- the spoIIIAH gene encoding stage III sporulation protein AH — protein sequence MKVKRRTVWLLTLFSLAAVISVYYVFEDNRDVNLTTLFTDDTLEETSLMGVDGVTNTATTTESYLFDEMRMEISNERSQLRDQLTQKMASAEYTAEEKNEAFNEMNALIKQESSEAMLEMVIKSLGYSDALVRIEGDKAQVTVLTDELTTQQANEIIFKVRSELEEVQEVSVNPQTSYY from the coding sequence ATGAAAGTAAAAAGAAGAACCGTATGGCTACTAACATTATTTAGTTTAGCTGCTGTCATTTCAGTTTATTATGTATTTGAGGATAATCGTGATGTGAATTTAACAACATTATTCACGGATGATACACTTGAAGAAACATCATTAATGGGTGTTGATGGAGTGACAAACACAGCTACAACAACTGAAAGCTATCTATTCGATGAAATGCGAATGGAAATTAGTAATGAACGTAGTCAATTAAGAGATCAATTAACACAAAAAATGGCATCAGCTGAATACACTGCAGAAGAGAAAAATGAAGCATTCAACGAAATGAATGCGCTTATTAAACAAGAATCTTCAGAAGCCATGCTTGAAATGGTTATTAAATCACTAGGATATTCAGATGCGTTAGTTCGAATTGAAGGTGATAAAGCGCAAGTAACCGTATTAACAGATGAACTAACAACTCAACAAGCAAATGAAATAATCTTTAAAGTAAGATCTGAGCTTGAGGAAGTACAAGAAGTATCTGTAAATCCACAGACAAGTTATTATTGA
- a CDS encoding UPF0721 transmembrane protein translates to MELDFFTCIILVFFGFISSFINATVGGGGLISLPALLSLGLPPSTAIATNKLAATMGNLTSTLTFFRAGKVDVKLMGPIVPFVFAFSMLGAFTVHLLDSEILKPLIIIMLIVVLVYTLLNKNWGSVEDRKAINWKTGTFFFGGLILLGFYDGFFGPGTGSFMIFVFLLMGFDFLQAAGNAKLLNFTSNISALIMFIFLGEVLFLYGIIMGISMMIGAYIGTKFALTRGTTFVRILFIVMTVVLIAKNTYDYFIG, encoded by the coding sequence ATGGAATTAGATTTTTTTACATGTATAATTCTAGTATTTTTTGGATTTATTAGTTCATTTATCAATGCAACTGTGGGTGGAGGAGGCTTAATTTCATTACCTGCTCTACTATCATTAGGACTCCCCCCTTCAACGGCGATTGCAACAAATAAATTAGCGGCTACTATGGGGAATCTAACAAGTACTTTAACATTCTTTAGAGCCGGGAAAGTAGATGTAAAGCTGATGGGACCCATTGTACCATTTGTATTCGCCTTTTCCATGCTTGGGGCTTTTACGGTTCATTTATTGGACTCGGAGATTTTAAAACCTTTGATTATTATCATGTTAATTGTCGTCCTAGTATACACTTTGTTGAATAAAAATTGGGGGAGTGTTGAAGATAGAAAAGCTATAAATTGGAAAACTGGGACCTTCTTTTTTGGAGGTCTAATACTTTTAGGATTTTATGACGGCTTTTTTGGACCAGGTACAGGTTCTTTTATGATATTTGTTTTTTTATTAATGGGGTTTGATTTTCTGCAGGCAGCAGGAAATGCAAAGTTATTGAACTTTACAAGCAATATTTCGGCGCTGATTATGTTTATTTTCCTCGGTGAAGTATTGTTCTTATATGGCATTATCATGGGAATATCCATGATGATAGGGGCTTACATCGGTACAAAATTTGCCCTAACAAGAGGTACGACATTTGTACGAATTTTATTTATAGTAATGACCGTTGTACTAATTGCAAAGAATACATATGATTATTTTATCGGTTAA
- the pepQ gene encoding peptidase M24, translating into MTKLAKLRSSLEEQNVDALIITNEYNRRYITGFTGTAGIAIVSKNDAVFITDFRYTEQAKKQITDFRIVQHQKQIIDEVADQVMEMGIKSLGFEKDTVTYSLFEEFQAKIKADLIPLSGLIEKIRLIKTNEEINIIKVACEIADNAFTHILNFIKPGVTELEVSNELEFFMRKQGATSTSFDTIVASGTRSALPHGVATDKVIEKGDFVTLDFGAIYNGYVSDITRTIAVGNPSQQLIEVYETVLESQMLAIEKVGPGMSGKEADAIARDHLTSKGYGEAFGHSTGHGIGLEIHEGPALSFRSDTILKPNMVVTIEPGVYLPGIGGVRIEDDILITESGNERLTHSKKELIIL; encoded by the coding sequence ATGACGAAATTAGCTAAATTACGTTCATCATTAGAAGAGCAAAATGTGGATGCTTTGATTATTACAAACGAGTATAATCGTCGCTACATCACGGGCTTTACTGGAACTGCTGGAATAGCTATTGTCTCAAAAAATGATGCAGTTTTTATTACAGATTTTCGATATACGGAGCAAGCGAAAAAACAAATTACAGATTTTCGTATTGTACAGCATCAAAAACAAATTATCGATGAAGTAGCAGACCAAGTGATGGAGATGGGTATTAAATCACTAGGATTTGAAAAAGATACGGTAACTTATAGTTTATTTGAGGAATTTCAAGCGAAAATTAAAGCAGATTTAATACCGCTTTCTGGTTTAATTGAAAAAATTCGCTTGATAAAGACAAACGAAGAGATTAATATTATTAAGGTTGCATGTGAAATTGCAGATAACGCTTTTACTCACATTTTAAATTTTATCAAGCCCGGAGTAACGGAGCTTGAAGTTTCGAATGAACTTGAATTTTTCATGAGAAAACAAGGCGCAACTTCTACATCCTTTGATACAATTGTTGCTAGTGGAACCCGTAGTGCTTTGCCGCACGGAGTTGCAACAGATAAGGTGATAGAGAAGGGCGATTTCGTAACACTTGATTTTGGTGCAATATATAATGGATACGTTTCAGATATAACACGTACGATTGCTGTTGGGAATCCATCACAACAATTAATAGAAGTGTATGAAACAGTGTTAGAGTCACAAATGTTAGCAATAGAAAAAGTGGGGCCAGGCATGAGCGGTAAAGAAGCTGATGCTATTGCTCGCGATCATTTAACGTCTAAAGGTTATGGTGAAGCATTTGGTCATTCTACAGGTCACGGTATTGGATTAGAAATTCATGAAGGACCTGCTCTTTCATTCCGCTCTGATACAATTTTAAAACCAAATATGGTCGTTACGATTGAGCCGGGCGTTTACCTACCTGGAATTGGTGGTGTACGAATAGAAGACGATATACTAATTACAGAGTCAGGTAACGAAAGACTAACTCATTCGAAAAAAGAACTAATCATTTTATAA